Proteins encoded within one genomic window of Pigmentiphaga sp. H8:
- a CDS encoding response regulator transcription factor: MTTGPLRILLTEDDGPIRERLARIIGEWPEADLCAACANLEETLIAIGANEIDLLITDLNLPDGSGIDAIRFLAKRQPKAEAMVISILADERSVLDAIEAGAAGYLLKDADSIDLLDAIRDVMAGRSPISSRIARVLVRRLAEQGHVASDTAQAADKPSLTEREMDILWGIAKGYTYGELADKLAISRQTVPVHIRNIYRKLQATNRSEAVFEASRLGLIKL; encoded by the coding sequence ATGACGACGGGTCCGCTCAGGATTCTGCTGACCGAAGACGATGGGCCCATACGCGAGCGCCTCGCCCGCATCATCGGCGAATGGCCCGAGGCGGACCTGTGCGCGGCCTGCGCCAACCTCGAGGAAACCCTGATCGCCATCGGCGCCAACGAGATCGACCTCCTGATCACCGACCTCAACCTGCCGGACGGCAGCGGCATCGACGCCATCCGCTTCCTGGCCAAGCGGCAGCCCAAGGCCGAGGCGATGGTCATTTCCATCCTGGCCGACGAGCGCTCCGTCCTCGACGCGATCGAGGCGGGCGCCGCCGGCTACCTGCTCAAGGATGCCGACTCCATCGACCTGCTCGACGCGATCCGGGACGTCATGGCCGGCCGCTCGCCCATTTCCTCGCGCATCGCCCGCGTCCTGGTCCGCCGCCTGGCCGAACAGGGGCATGTGGCCAGCGACACGGCGCAGGCAGCGGACAAGCCCTCCCTGACCGAACGCGAGATGGACATCCTGTGGGGCATCGCCAAGGGCTACACCTATGGCGAACTGGCCGACAAGCTCGCCATTTCCCGGCAGACCGTTCCCGTTCACATCCGCAACATCTATCGCAAACTGCAAGCCACCAACCGTTCCGAAGCCGTCTTCGAAGCCTCGCGGCTCGGGCTCATCAAGCTGTGA
- a CDS encoding formylglycine-generating enzyme family protein, protein MASIDLKNSRRRLLVGGVALAAAGTAAGGVLGWQAWRSRPAQKPRVVLGDGIKTPKDMAWVPGGVFLMGSDHKLAYPNERPTHEVRVPGFWMDVTHVTNDQFARFVHETGYVTTAEQKPDWESVRVQLPPGTPRPPDDVLVPGAMVFVGTDRPVRLDDYSRWWRYVPGADWRHPQGPGSSIEGKGGHPVVQVSHADALAYAKWAGKRLPTEAEWEFAARGGLEQATYGWGDEPLLDGARQANYWDVRERRFPVVSPRAGGAAGTVEAGTFPPNGYGLLDMTGNAWQWVADWYRADYFVQQSRLPVHPIDNPQGPADSYDPGEPGVPLDAPKRVIRGGSFLCNEDYCLSYRPSARRGSDPYSPMSHLGFRLVRT, encoded by the coding sequence ATGGCATCTATTGACCTGAAGAACAGCCGCCGGCGCCTGCTGGTGGGCGGCGTGGCCCTGGCGGCCGCGGGTACCGCGGCAGGCGGCGTCCTGGGCTGGCAGGCCTGGCGCAGCCGTCCCGCGCAAAAGCCGCGCGTCGTCCTGGGCGATGGCATCAAGACGCCCAAGGACATGGCCTGGGTGCCGGGCGGGGTGTTCCTGATGGGCAGCGACCACAAGCTGGCCTATCCCAACGAACGCCCCACGCACGAGGTGCGCGTTCCGGGATTCTGGATGGACGTCACGCACGTCACGAACGACCAGTTCGCCCGCTTCGTGCACGAGACCGGCTATGTCACCACCGCCGAGCAGAAGCCGGACTGGGAAAGCGTGCGCGTGCAACTGCCGCCCGGCACCCCGCGCCCGCCTGACGACGTGCTGGTGCCCGGGGCCATGGTGTTCGTCGGCACCGACCGGCCCGTGCGCCTGGACGACTATTCCCGCTGGTGGCGCTACGTCCCGGGCGCGGACTGGCGTCATCCCCAGGGGCCGGGCAGTTCCATCGAGGGCAAGGGCGGCCACCCGGTGGTCCAGGTCAGCCATGCCGATGCGCTGGCCTATGCCAAGTGGGCGGGCAAGCGCCTGCCGACCGAGGCTGAATGGGAATTCGCCGCGCGCGGCGGCCTGGAACAGGCCACCTATGGCTGGGGCGACGAGCCGCTGCTGGACGGCGCGCGCCAGGCCAACTACTGGGACGTGCGCGAGCGCCGCTTTCCCGTGGTCAGCCCGCGCGCGGGCGGCGCGGCCGGCACGGTCGAGGCCGGCACCTTCCCGCCCAATGGCTATGGCCTGCTGGACATGACCGGCAACGCCTGGCAGTGGGTGGCCGACTGGTATCGCGCCGATTACTTCGTGCAGCAGTCCAGGCTGCCGGTCCATCCCATCGACAACCCCCAGGGGCCCGCCGACTCCTACGATCCCGGCGAGCCCGGTGTTCCGCTCGACGCGCCCAAGCGGGTCATCCGCGGCGGTTCGTTCCTGTGCAACGAAGACTACTGCCTGTCGTACCGGCCCAGCGCCCGGCGCGGCTCCGACCCCTACAGCCCCATGTCCCACCTGGGATTCCGGCTGGTCAGGACTTGA
- a CDS encoding sulfatase-like hydrolase/transferase, translating to MRRYIQRLAAVGAATVTGLAGCGGGSSSSGDGQAEGPDANPPNILFVVMDDVGIDQMAAFGYGGATAPSMPNIGAVASAGVRFRNTWSMPECSPGRAAFFLGRYPTRTRIYQAIGPNDLANSQVSPYEVTVPKLLKRANYESAMFGKFHLAGPENNEAGNATPSVLGWDHFYGWIGGLPGSIDSTAGGIAAEKTYACGFVPGKAAGGADTGACYQADNSCTTVSRTSPLQDAAGLQCLSAGGIFVPRESCGTAPATLNFERENAYYVSPLVIIDGGKVTEVPLSDPRARGYRTRIETDAAIDWIKSRPSSRPWMATVSYSAAHTPWQQPPRSLVPASGNATADGWDCNGTLTGRRIQDQMTEALDTEFGRLLVETGLARRSDDGQLQYDPKAANTVIVIVGDNGTLGSAVKLPFSGSQAKGTAYQTGVWDPLIIAGPQVAQPDREVDHMVNMVDLFQFFGEVAGIDAHAAVPRTIDSVAILPYLTHPDQPSLRTVNFTIGGYNQQAEGGRNGACVINTSCTQIPVSKSVCEDNQGTWWGAGYDDPSVIPNGGAGYGSCWSVNQALYKADRDQLEILPEISAAIRDDRYKLVRNTRQAYDSASDSGTTIVTEELYEVDQAAPEPLLDTPDRNLLPPATAEASSAYADLRAKLDDMLAADPDCPGDGNRDGVVDAEDLSNWSRLARDWGLSSVYDFVIANVLDGRTNDADGQIVRNNLGKTCPKSHGIY from the coding sequence ATGAGAAGATACATCCAGCGCCTGGCGGCGGTGGGAGCCGCCACCGTCACGGGACTGGCCGGCTGCGGCGGCGGCTCGTCCAGCAGCGGCGATGGCCAGGCCGAGGGGCCGGATGCCAATCCGCCCAATATCCTGTTCGTCGTGATGGATGACGTGGGCATCGACCAGATGGCCGCCTTCGGCTATGGCGGCGCCACCGCGCCCAGCATGCCCAACATCGGCGCGGTCGCCTCGGCCGGCGTGCGCTTCCGCAATACCTGGTCGATGCCGGAGTGCTCGCCGGGCCGGGCCGCCTTTTTCCTGGGCCGCTACCCGACCCGCACCCGCATCTATCAGGCCATCGGGCCCAACGATCTCGCCAATTCGCAGGTGTCGCCGTACGAGGTGACGGTGCCCAAGCTGCTCAAGCGGGCCAACTACGAAAGCGCGATGTTCGGCAAGTTCCACCTGGCCGGCCCCGAGAACAACGAGGCCGGCAACGCCACGCCCAGCGTGCTGGGCTGGGACCACTTCTACGGCTGGATCGGCGGGCTGCCCGGCTCGATCGACTCGACCGCGGGCGGCATCGCGGCCGAGAAGACCTATGCCTGCGGCTTCGTGCCGGGCAAGGCCGCCGGCGGCGCGGACACGGGGGCCTGCTACCAGGCCGACAACAGCTGCACGACGGTCAGCCGCACCTCGCCCCTGCAGGACGCGGCTGGCCTGCAATGCCTGTCCGCGGGGGGCATCTTCGTGCCCCGTGAGAGCTGTGGCACGGCGCCGGCCACGCTGAATTTCGAGCGCGAGAACGCGTATTACGTGTCGCCGCTGGTGATCATCGACGGCGGCAAGGTCACGGAAGTTCCGCTGAGCGACCCGCGTGCGCGCGGTTATCGCACGCGCATCGAAACCGATGCCGCCATCGACTGGATCAAGTCGCGTCCGTCGTCGCGGCCGTGGATGGCCACCGTCAGCTACAGCGCGGCCCATACGCCCTGGCAGCAGCCGCCTCGCAGCCTGGTGCCGGCCAGCGGCAACGCGACGGCCGACGGCTGGGACTGCAACGGCACGCTGACCGGCCGCCGCATCCAGGACCAGATGACCGAGGCCCTGGACACCGAGTTCGGCCGCCTGCTGGTCGAGACCGGGCTGGCGCGCCGGAGCGATGACGGCCAGTTGCAGTACGACCCGAAGGCCGCCAACACGGTGATCGTGATCGTGGGCGACAACGGCACGCTGGGCTCGGCGGTCAAGCTGCCGTTCAGCGGTTCGCAGGCCAAGGGCACGGCCTACCAGACGGGCGTCTGGGATCCGCTCATCATTGCCGGGCCCCAGGTCGCGCAGCCCGACCGCGAGGTCGATCACATGGTCAACATGGTGGACCTGTTCCAGTTCTTCGGCGAGGTGGCCGGCATCGACGCGCACGCGGCGGTCCCGCGCACGATCGACTCGGTGGCCATCCTGCCCTACCTGACCCACCCCGACCAGCCCAGCCTGCGCACCGTCAACTTCACCATCGGCGGCTACAACCAGCAGGCCGAGGGCGGACGCAACGGCGCCTGCGTGATCAATACGAGCTGCACCCAGATCCCCGTCTCCAAGAGCGTGTGCGAGGACAACCAGGGCACGTGGTGGGGCGCCGGCTACGACGATCCCTCGGTGATTCCCAACGGAGGAGCCGGCTACGGCTCGTGCTGGAGCGTCAACCAGGCGCTCTACAAGGCCGACCGCGATCAGCTCGAGATCCTGCCCGAGATATCGGCGGCGATCCGCGACGACCGCTACAAGCTGGTCCGCAATACCCGCCAGGCCTACGACAGCGCGAGCGACAGCGGTACGACGATCGTGACCGAGGAACTGTACGAGGTGGACCAGGCCGCACCTGAGCCCTTGCTCGACACGCCCGATCGCAACCTGTTGCCGCCGGCCACTGCCGAGGCCAGCTCCGCCTATGCCGACCTGCGCGCCAAGCTCGACGACATGCTGGCTGCCGATCCTGACTGCCCGGGCGATGGCAACCGCGACGGCGTGGTCGATGCCGAGGACCTGTCCAACTGGAGCCGGCTGGCCCGGGACTGGGGCCTGTCCAGCGTCTACGACTTCGTGATCGCCAACGTGCTCGATGGGCGCACCAACGACGCCGATGGCCAGATCGTTCGAAACAACCTGGGCAAGACCTGCCCCAAGAGCCATGGCATCTATTGA
- a CDS encoding HlyC/CorC family transporter, protein MSDTSPSPAYVSRTPKQPPRTFFERLSALIHREPEDREDLKAVLEAAYSRDLLDAEALSMIEGVLAVSELTAGDIMIPRSRMDMLEVSQPIDVLLPTIIETAHSRFPVFEDSRDNVIGILLAKDLLRYMIDRELDLRTLLRPAVFIPESKRLNVLLREFRSNRNHIAIVVDEHGGTAGLITIEDVLEQIVGEIEDEFDDAAVEQSIFPDGKNRWRVMALTNIRRFNETFGSSLDDDEYDTVGGWMAGTLGRIPRRGDRIERDDLRIDVIRADARRALWLRVSRLAAGAAPASPLPNQG, encoded by the coding sequence ATGTCAGACACCTCCCCTAGTCCGGCGTACGTTTCGCGTACGCCCAAACAACCTCCCAGAACCTTCTTCGAACGGCTTTCGGCGCTGATCCACCGCGAACCTGAAGACCGCGAAGACCTCAAGGCCGTGCTCGAGGCCGCCTACAGCCGCGACCTGCTCGACGCCGAGGCGTTGTCCATGATCGAGGGCGTGCTGGCGGTTTCCGAGCTCACGGCGGGCGACATCATGATCCCGCGCTCGCGCATGGACATGCTGGAAGTCTCGCAGCCCATCGACGTCCTGCTGCCCACCATCATCGAGACCGCGCATTCGCGCTTCCCGGTGTTCGAGGACAGCCGCGACAACGTCATCGGCATCCTGCTGGCCAAGGACCTGCTGCGCTACATGATCGACCGCGAACTCGACCTGCGCACGCTGCTGCGGCCGGCGGTCTTCATTCCCGAATCCAAGCGGCTGAACGTGCTGCTGCGCGAATTCCGCAGCAATCGCAACCATATCGCCATCGTCGTCGACGAGCACGGCGGCACCGCCGGCCTGATCACCATCGAGGACGTGCTCGAGCAGATCGTGGGCGAGATCGAGGACGAGTTCGACGACGCCGCCGTCGAGCAGTCCATCTTCCCCGACGGCAAGAACCGCTGGCGGGTCATGGCGCTGACCAACATCCGCCGCTTCAACGAAACCTTCGGCTCGTCGCTGGACGACGACGAATACGACACCGTGGGCGGCTGGATGGCCGGCACCCTGGGCCGCATCCCCCGGCGCGGCGACCGCATCGAACGCGACGACCTGCGCATAGACGTGATCCGCGCCGATGCCCGCCGCGCGCTCTGGCTGCGCGTCTCCCGCCTGGCAGCTGGCGCCGCGCCGGCCTCCCCGCTCCCCAACCAAGGTTGA
- a CDS encoding sensor histidine kinase → MGLRAGLSHDHGRLLAGIVLIALILAIGALPHLVDTSPPPDALAITQARFIQEGESPEQTVPLPHQWMPETLYELTTGSYRLSFHLSDVPDESMFLFIPAVRHRVEAWVNGRRADTAPDTVWSTPTSGYSFLARIPDGAIHAGDNEILLRQTRKIGWLPGRLSQVSVGTAAAVMPAYQLSNFLIEEIRAMTFALHIALTIGIASIWTARRHDPVFGWLAAMSVTSILVVLGQSPHAPLGTLQQLQTISLVSAVGLMAIGMALAIVGRRRPRQLLPAVIAVPAFLLVLGQTGLVPFPVIGLLSACITLTAYVVAAGILAHQFAQDRNWDAAIMVGPCALTVWFGVHDILVVTGRYDDPFLLASYARTLMLLAIMVILMSRLARSLNSLDHANDTLRQKLAARETELGLLHEKEKVHASQMVREQERQRLMRDLHDGMSGHLVAIIALAERNQEGGHAIERAARAALDDLRLVVHSLDLGDGDLGVALAAFRERLEPQLRRLGIEFHWSTEKLPAVTGVTPQNALSVLRILQEAVTNAIRHGPARRLAIEGRTTEDGMAALSVFNDGGRPLQAGAGNGLRNMHRRARELGGRVAFTMGEDGARLLLVLPARLPE, encoded by the coding sequence ATGGGACTGCGCGCAGGCCTGTCGCACGATCATGGAAGACTGCTCGCCGGGATCGTCCTGATCGCGCTGATCCTGGCGATCGGCGCGCTGCCCCACCTCGTGGACACGTCCCCGCCACCGGACGCCCTGGCGATCACCCAGGCCCGCTTCATCCAGGAAGGGGAAAGCCCGGAACAGACCGTCCCCCTGCCCCATCAATGGATGCCCGAGACGCTGTACGAGCTCACGACCGGCAGCTATCGCCTTTCCTTTCACCTCTCGGACGTGCCCGACGAGTCGATGTTCCTGTTCATCCCCGCCGTGCGCCATCGCGTCGAAGCCTGGGTGAACGGCCGGAGAGCGGACACGGCGCCGGATACCGTGTGGTCGACGCCCACCAGCGGTTATTCCTTCCTGGCGCGGATTCCCGACGGCGCGATTCACGCGGGCGACAACGAAATCCTGCTGCGGCAGACCCGCAAGATCGGATGGCTGCCGGGCCGCCTTTCCCAGGTCAGCGTGGGAACCGCCGCCGCGGTCATGCCCGCGTACCAGTTGTCGAATTTCCTGATCGAGGAAATCCGCGCCATGACCTTCGCCCTGCACATCGCCCTGACGATAGGCATCGCCAGCATCTGGACCGCCCGCAGGCACGACCCGGTCTTTGGATGGCTGGCCGCGATGTCGGTCACCAGCATCCTCGTCGTTCTTGGCCAATCCCCGCACGCCCCGCTGGGCACCTTGCAACAACTCCAGACGATCTCGCTCGTGTCCGCCGTCGGCCTGATGGCGATCGGCATGGCCCTGGCCATCGTGGGACGGCGCCGCCCCAGGCAGTTGCTGCCGGCCGTCATCGCCGTTCCCGCCTTCCTCCTGGTCCTGGGACAGACCGGGCTGGTTCCGTTTCCGGTGATCGGACTCCTGAGCGCCTGCATCACGCTGACCGCCTATGTCGTCGCCGCCGGCATCCTGGCGCATCAGTTCGCGCAGGACAGGAACTGGGATGCCGCCATCATGGTGGGCCCCTGCGCGCTGACGGTCTGGTTCGGCGTGCACGACATCCTCGTGGTGACCGGACGATACGACGATCCTTTCCTCCTGGCCTCGTACGCCCGCACCTTGATGCTGCTGGCCATCATGGTCATCCTGATGAGCCGGCTGGCCCGCAGCCTCAACAGCCTGGACCACGCCAACGACACGCTCCGGCAGAAACTGGCGGCGCGGGAGACGGAACTGGGACTGCTGCACGAAAAGGAAAAGGTCCACGCCAGCCAGATGGTGCGCGAACAGGAGCGCCAGCGCCTGATGCGGGACCTGCACGACGGGATGAGCGGCCACCTCGTCGCCATCATCGCGCTGGCCGAACGCAACCAGGAAGGCGGCCACGCCATCGAGCGCGCGGCCCGCGCCGCGCTCGACGACCTGCGGCTGGTGGTCCATTCCCTGGACCTGGGCGACGGCGACCTGGGCGTGGCCCTGGCGGCCTTCCGCGAACGGCTGGAACCGCAATTGCGGCGCCTGGGCATCGAATTCCACTGGTCCACCGAGAAACTGCCCGCGGTAACCGGCGTCACGCCCCAGAACGCCCTGTCCGTGCTGCGCATCCTCCAGGAAGCCGTCACCAACGCCATCCGCCACGGGCCCGCGCGTCGCCTGGCTATCGAAGGCAGGACGACCGAGGACGGAATGGCGGCGCTATCGGTGTTCAACGATGGCGGCCGGCCGCTCCAGGCCGGCGCGGGGAACGGGCTGCGCAACATGCACCGCCGGGCTCGCGAGCTGGGCGGGCGTGTGGCGTTCACGATGGGAGAAGATGGCGCGCGGCTGTTGCTGGTGCTTCCGGCGCGGTTGCCGGAATGA
- the ybeY gene encoding rRNA maturation RNase YbeY, whose amino-acid sequence MASSKPRAADAPAAAPALSLAIQYGREEPRLPRWRLRRWVTQALRAPELAGVAGVALTLRLVGAAEGRRLNRDFRQRDYATNVLTFEYGADPDGVVGGDIVLCLPVLASEARAQKKPFLHHAAHLVVHGVLHSLGYDHLNDRDARRMEALETRILAEMAIPDPYRVS is encoded by the coding sequence ATGGCCAGCAGCAAGCCCCGGGCCGCTGACGCGCCCGCCGCCGCGCCGGCGCTGTCCCTTGCGATCCAGTACGGACGGGAAGAGCCCCGGCTGCCGCGCTGGCGGCTGCGGCGCTGGGTGACCCAGGCGCTGCGGGCGCCCGAACTGGCCGGCGTGGCGGGGGTCGCCCTGACGCTGCGGCTGGTGGGCGCCGCCGAGGGCCGGCGGTTGAACCGCGATTTCCGCCAGCGCGACTACGCCACCAACGTGCTGACCTTCGAGTACGGCGCGGATCCGGATGGCGTGGTGGGCGGCGACATCGTGCTGTGCCTGCCGGTGCTGGCTTCCGAGGCTCGGGCGCAGAAAAAGCCGTTTTTGCATCACGCCGCCCATCTGGTGGTCCACGGCGTGCTGCATTCCCTGGGCTACGACCACCTGAACGACCGCGACGCCCGGCGGATGGAGGCCCTGGAGACCCGTATCCTGGCCGAGATGGCAATACCCGACCCGTATCGGGTATCCTAA
- a CDS encoding type II toxin-antitoxin system HicB family antitoxin: protein MKYPIAIEPGSATQAWGVVVPDLPGCFSAADEGIDEAIENAKEAIEAWIEAAIDAGEDIPEPGSITDLQADPEFKGWIWAIAEIDPAVMDDTIERVNITLPRRVLARLDAKARAAGASRSAYIAQIALRPDTLKHA from the coding sequence ATGAAATACCCCATTGCCATCGAACCTGGCAGCGCCACTCAAGCGTGGGGCGTTGTCGTCCCGGATCTCCCCGGCTGCTTCTCGGCTGCCGATGAAGGCATTGACGAAGCGATCGAGAATGCGAAGGAGGCAATCGAAGCCTGGATCGAAGCCGCCATCGATGCGGGGGAGGATATCCCCGAGCCCGGCAGCATCACGGATCTACAAGCCGATCCCGAATTCAAGGGCTGGATATGGGCCATCGCGGAAATCGACCCCGCCGTCATGGACGACACCATCGAGCGCGTGAACATTACGCTGCCTCGTCGAGTGCTGGCCCGTCTCGATGCCAAGGCCCGCGCCGCCGGCGCCAGCCGTTCGGCGTACATCGCTCAGATAGCGCTGCGTCCCGACACGCTGAAACACGCCTGA
- a CDS encoding PhoH family protein, whose translation MTAASRASHRRAAPVVVSLGDDNARLSNLCGPLDENLRQLAAAYGVELARRGHRITLEGERADAASAALQYLYEHADQPLSVDQLQLNLVELGAMTAAHDTDEDTPPQGAPGETEVVLRLPRRQDLRGRTPRQRDYLRNILAHDISFGMGPAGTGKTYLAVACAVDALERESVRRIVLTRPAVEAGERLGFLPGDLTQKVDPYLRPLYDALYDLIGFERVTKLFEKQTIEIAPLAYMRGRTLNHAFVILDEAQNTTPEQMKMFLTRIGFGSKAVITGDPSQVDLPKGQRSGLLDASQVLASVQGLSFTQFTSGDVVRHPLVARIVDAYEKHGQQQAPGR comes from the coding sequence ATGACGGCCGCCTCCCGCGCTTCCCACCGCCGCGCCGCGCCGGTCGTCGTCTCGCTGGGCGACGACAACGCCCGGCTGTCGAATCTTTGCGGCCCGCTGGACGAGAACCTGCGTCAGCTGGCCGCCGCCTACGGCGTCGAGCTGGCGCGCCGCGGCCACCGCATCACGCTGGAAGGCGAACGCGCCGACGCGGCCTCGGCGGCACTGCAATATCTGTACGAACACGCGGACCAGCCGCTGTCGGTGGACCAGCTGCAATTGAACCTGGTCGAGCTGGGGGCGATGACCGCCGCCCACGACACCGACGAGGACACGCCGCCGCAGGGCGCCCCGGGCGAGACCGAGGTGGTGCTGCGGCTGCCGCGCCGGCAGGACCTGCGCGGCCGCACGCCGCGCCAGCGCGACTACCTGCGCAACATCCTGGCGCACGACATTTCTTTCGGCATGGGTCCGGCCGGCACCGGCAAGACCTATCTGGCCGTGGCCTGCGCCGTCGATGCCCTGGAGCGCGAGTCGGTGCGCCGCATCGTGCTGACGCGGCCCGCGGTCGAAGCGGGCGAGCGGCTGGGTTTCCTGCCGGGCGACCTGACGCAGAAGGTCGACCCCTACCTGCGCCCGCTGTACGACGCGCTGTACGACCTGATCGGCTTCGAACGCGTGACCAAGCTGTTCGAGAAGCAGACGATAGAGATCGCGCCGCTGGCCTATATGCGCGGGCGCACGCTGAACCATGCCTTCGTGATCCTGGACGAGGCGCAGAACACCACGCCCGAGCAGATGAAGATGTTCCTGACCCGCATCGGCTTCGGCAGCAAGGCGGTCATCACCGGCGACCCGTCGCAGGTGGACCTGCCCAAGGGCCAGCGCAGCGGCCTTTTGGATGCCTCGCAGGTGCTGGCCTCGGTGCAGGGCCTGTCGTTCACCCAGTTCACCAGCGGCGACGTCGTGCGGCACCCGCTGGTGGCGCGCATCGTCGACGCCTACGAGAAACATGGCCAGCAGCAAGCCCCGGGCCGCTGA
- the miaB gene encoding tRNA (N6-isopentenyl adenosine(37)-C2)-methylthiotransferase MiaB produces MSHPTPRKLYIRTFGCQMNEYDSDKMVDVLNADQPLEITDRPEDADIILFNTCSVREKAQEKVFSDLGRAKMLKREKPDLVIGVGGCVASQEGDAIVARAPYVDVVFGPQTLHRLPELIARRRASGVSQVDISFPEIEKFDHLPPARVEGATAFVSIMEGCSKYCSFCVVPYTRGEEVSRPFEDVLTEVADLADQGVKEVTLLGQNVNAYRGSMGGSTEIADFALLLEYVHDIPGIERIRYTTSHPKEMTPRLIEAYARLPKLVSFLHLPVQAGSDRVLAAMKRGYTALEFKSIVRKLRAARPGLSLSSDFIVGFPGETEEDFEKTMRLIDEVGFDTSFSFVYSRRPGTPAADLADDTPQTIKLARLQRLQALINDQAAAISQGMVGTTQRVVVEGPSRKDPNELMGRTENNRIVNFPAPARLVGQVADIRITTALSHTLRGEVVTRETAGGVSA; encoded by the coding sequence ATGAGCCATCCCACTCCCCGCAAGCTGTACATCCGCACCTTCGGCTGCCAGATGAACGAGTACGACTCGGACAAGATGGTGGACGTCCTGAACGCCGACCAGCCGCTGGAAATCACCGACCGTCCCGAAGACGCGGACATCATCCTGTTCAACACCTGTTCGGTGCGCGAGAAGGCGCAGGAAAAGGTCTTCTCCGACCTGGGCCGCGCCAAGATGCTCAAGCGCGAGAAGCCCGACCTGGTCATAGGCGTGGGGGGCTGCGTGGCCAGCCAGGAAGGTGATGCCATCGTGGCGCGCGCGCCCTACGTCGACGTGGTATTCGGTCCGCAGACGCTGCACCGGCTGCCCGAGCTGATCGCCAGGCGGCGCGCCTCGGGCGTGTCGCAGGTAGACATCAGCTTCCCCGAGATCGAGAAGTTCGACCACCTGCCGCCGGCCCGGGTGGAAGGCGCCACCGCCTTCGTGTCGATCATGGAAGGCTGCAGCAAGTACTGCAGCTTCTGCGTCGTGCCCTATACCCGCGGCGAGGAAGTCTCGCGCCCGTTCGAGGACGTGCTGACCGAGGTCGCCGACCTGGCGGACCAGGGCGTCAAGGAAGTGACGCTGCTGGGGCAGAACGTCAACGCCTATCGCGGCAGCATGGGCGGCTCGACCGAGATCGCCGATTTCGCGCTGCTGCTGGAATACGTGCACGACATCCCCGGCATCGAGCGCATCCGCTACACCACCTCGCACCCCAAGGAAATGACGCCGCGGCTGATCGAGGCCTACGCGCGGCTACCCAAGCTGGTGTCCTTCCTGCACCTGCCGGTGCAGGCGGGCAGCGACCGCGTGCTGGCGGCGATGAAGCGCGGCTACACGGCGCTGGAGTTCAAGTCCATCGTGCGCAAGCTGCGCGCCGCCCGGCCCGGGCTGTCGCTGTCGTCGGACTTCATCGTCGGCTTTCCCGGCGAAACCGAAGAGGACTTCGAGAAGACCATGCGGCTGATCGACGAGGTCGGCTTCGACACGTCGTTCTCGTTCGTCTATTCGCGCCGCCCCGGCACGCCGGCGGCCGATCTGGCCGACGATACGCCGCAAACGATCAAGCTGGCGCGACTGCAGCGCCTGCAGGCGCTGATCAACGACCAGGCCGCGGCGATCAGCCAGGGCATGGTCGGCACCACGCAGCGGGTCGTCGTCGAAGGCCCGTCGCGCAAGGATCCCAACGAACTGATGGGCCGTACCGAGAACAACCGTATCGTGAATTTCCCCGCGCCCGCGCGGCTGGTCGGCCAGGTGGCCGACATCCGCATCACCACGGCGCTGTCGCACACGCTGCGCGGCGAGGTCGTGACGCGCGAGACGGCCGGAGGGGTGTCCGCATGA